A window from Chryseobacterium vaccae encodes these proteins:
- a CDS encoding DoxX family protein — protein MNKKYLVAVLEWSFVLFTAFNMCIYGSAKYVQFGNISQYKRPLFSYDGMSLMWAFYAYSKSYSTILGLFEILGALLLLVPKTRIIGCIVLSSILINIIMQDYFYGVHRGAMANAVFYQLLVIGVLWFNREKVLLMIKNAAIEFSIPGKKKIISILLILGLFVVLAVIQEALGSLLTFLKI, from the coding sequence ATGAATAAAAAATATTTAGTTGCCGTTCTGGAATGGTCTTTTGTACTCTTTACAGCATTTAATATGTGTATTTATGGAAGTGCAAAATATGTACAGTTCGGGAACATTTCCCAATATAAACGTCCGCTTTTTTCCTACGACGGAATGAGTTTAATGTGGGCATTCTATGCTTACTCCAAAAGCTACTCTACTATTTTGGGCCTATTTGAAATCCTCGGAGCATTGCTGTTATTAGTTCCGAAAACAAGAATAATAGGATGTATCGTTCTCTCAAGTATCCTCATTAATATCATCATGCAGGATTATTTTTATGGGGTTCACCGGGGTGCCATGGCCAACGCTGTATTTTACCAGCTTTTAGTGATTGGAGTGCTTTGGTTTAACAGGGAAAAAGTATTGCTCATGATTAAAAACGCAGCGATTGAATTCAGCATTCCGGGAAAAAAGAAAATCATAAGTATCTTATTAATTCTTGGGCTTTTTGTAGTATTGGCCGTTATTCAGGAAGCTTTAGGATCGTTATTAACCTTTTTAAAAATATGA
- the trpB gene encoding tryptophan synthase subunit beta, with product MNYKNPDEHGYYGEFGGAFIPEMLYPNVKELQENYLEIIESEEFQKEYQDLLKNYVGRATPLYFSKNLSEKYNTQIYLKREDLNHTGAHKINNALGQVLLAKRLGKTRIIAETGAGQHGVATATACALLGMKCIVYMGEIDIQRQAPNVARMKMLGAEVVAATSGSKTLKDAVNEALRDWINNPVTTHYVIGSVVGPHPFPDLVARFQSIISKEIKEQLLEQTGKENPDYVIACVGGGSNAAGTFYHFVEEKDVKIIAAEAGGYGIDSGKSAATTFLGTSGVLHGSKSLVMQTEDGQVIEPHSISAGLDYPGIGPFHAHLFKEKRAEFFSINDDEALKAAFELTRLEGIIPALESAHALAVLDKKKFKENHIVVICLSGRGDKDMETYLKHLNNNE from the coding sequence ATGAATTATAAAAACCCCGATGAACACGGATATTATGGAGAATTTGGAGGTGCTTTTATCCCTGAAATGCTTTATCCGAATGTAAAAGAGCTCCAGGAAAACTACCTTGAAATTATAGAATCTGAAGAATTTCAGAAAGAATATCAGGATCTGCTTAAAAACTATGTAGGCCGCGCTACTCCGCTTTATTTTTCTAAAAATTTAAGTGAAAAATACAATACTCAGATTTATCTTAAAAGAGAAGATCTTAACCATACAGGAGCTCATAAGATCAATAATGCTTTAGGACAGGTATTGCTCGCAAAACGTTTAGGAAAGACCAGAATTATTGCAGAAACAGGAGCCGGACAGCATGGTGTGGCTACTGCTACCGCCTGCGCTCTTCTTGGGATGAAGTGCATCGTTTACATGGGAGAAATCGATATTCAGAGACAGGCTCCCAACGTAGCAAGAATGAAAATGCTCGGAGCAGAAGTTGTTGCAGCTACTTCAGGTTCCAAAACACTCAAAGATGCCGTAAACGAAGCGTTAAGAGACTGGATCAACAATCCGGTCACCACCCATTATGTAATCGGAAGTGTAGTGGGCCCTCACCCTTTTCCTGATCTGGTAGCCAGATTTCAGAGCATTATTTCAAAAGAGATTAAGGAACAGCTTCTGGAGCAGACGGGAAAAGAAAATCCTGATTACGTTATTGCCTGTGTAGGCGGAGGAAGCAATGCTGCAGGGACTTTCTATCATTTTGTAGAAGAAAAGGACGTAAAAATTATTGCCGCAGAAGCCGGAGGTTACGGTATTGATTCCGGAAAATCTGCTGCAACCACTTTTCTGGGAACTTCAGGAGTTCTTCACGGAAGCAAAAGTCTTGTGATGCAGACGGAAGACGGGCAGGTAATTGAACCCCACTCGATTTCCGCAGGGCTTGATTACCCGGGAATTGGCCCTTTTCACGCCCATTTATTCAAAGAAAAAAGAGCCGAATTTTTCAGTATTAACGATGATGAAGCCCTAAAAGCGGCTTTTGAGCTGACAAGGCTGGAAGGAATTATCCCGGCGCTCGAAAGCGCCCATGCTCTTGCTGTTTTAGATAAAAAGAAATTCAAGGAAAATCATATCGTCGTTATCTGTCTGAGCGGACGAGGTGATAAAGACATGGAGACCTATCTTAAACATCTTAATAATAATGAATAA
- the tnpA gene encoding IS200/IS605 family transposase has translation MPQSLVKNYLHIVFSTKYREDFIDEAIEKELFSYIAVLCHDFESPALQIGGTGDHIHILCLLSRKTALMKLVQEIKAHSSKWIKTKGSKYENFFWQDGYAAFSVSRSEINNIINYIKNQRLHHQEQKFKDELLEILKKHDIEYDEKYLWD, from the coding sequence ATGCCCCAGTCATTAGTAAAAAATTATCTCCATATTGTTTTCAGTACAAAATATCGGGAAGATTTCATTGATGAAGCGATAGAAAAAGAATTGTTTTCCTACATTGCTGTATTATGTCATGATTTTGAAAGTCCGGCACTTCAGATTGGCGGAACGGGCGATCATATTCATATTTTGTGTTTGCTTTCAAGAAAAACAGCCTTGATGAAACTGGTTCAGGAAATTAAAGCGCATTCATCAAAATGGATCAAAACAAAAGGATCGAAATATGAAAATTTCTTCTGGCAGGATGGTTATGCTGCATTTTCGGTGAGCCGGAGTGAAATTAATAACATTATTAACTATATCAAAAATCAGCGTCTTCATCATCAGGAGCAGAAGTTTAAGGATGAACTTCTTGAAATACTGAAGAAACATGATATTGAATATGATGAAAAATATTTATGGGACTGA
- a CDS encoding phosphoribosylanthranilate isomerase, whose product MSMQSITSNINTKLKVCGLTQVDQIKELISMKVDFLGFIFYEKSPRYVLNHLKLEDISNISHSGKTGVFVNEEINKIADIAEKAGLHLIQLHGDENEDFTSQLKEKLSSETKIIKVIRVGENNHETRNKIQKILNSQISAISYILFDTDSSAFGGTGKQFDWTLLNGLKISLPYFLSGGISENNINDINHLQQKPFAVDINSKFETSPGIKDLNKIKKIFQNQFRRDDLT is encoded by the coding sequence ATGAGTATGCAATCTATTACCAGCAATATAAATACTAAACTGAAAGTCTGCGGTTTAACACAAGTTGATCAAATCAAAGAACTTATTTCGATGAAAGTTGATTTTCTGGGATTTATCTTTTATGAAAAATCGCCAAGATATGTTTTGAATCACCTGAAGCTGGAAGATATTTCCAACATCAGCCATTCAGGGAAAACAGGTGTTTTTGTGAATGAGGAAATAAATAAAATTGCAGACATTGCAGAAAAAGCAGGTCTTCACCTCATCCAGCTCCATGGAGACGAAAACGAAGATTTTACAAGTCAGTTAAAAGAAAAATTATCCTCTGAAACTAAAATTATAAAGGTGATAAGAGTGGGTGAAAATAATCACGAAACCAGAAATAAGATACAAAAGATATTGAATTCTCAAATCTCTGCCATCAGTTATATTCTTTTTGATACAGACAGCAGTGCATTCGGAGGGACGGGAAAACAGTTTGATTGGACTCTATTAAATGGACTGAAAATATCCCTTCCCTATTTCCTGAGCGGCGGCATTTCCGAAAATAATATTAACGATATCAATCATTTGCAGCAAAAACCATTTGCGGTAGATATTAATTCCAAATTTGAAACATCACCAGGCATTAAAGACCTGAATAAAATAAAAAAGATATTCCAAAACCAGTTCCGAAGGGACGACTTAACATAG
- the trpC gene encoding indole-3-glycerol phosphate synthase TrpC has translation MTILDTIIARKKEEVAVSKAEISTDQLKESAFFGRKSFSLKESVQNKSGIIAEFKRKSPSKGTINDLVLPLEVTTAYQNFGASGISILTDKDFFGGSFDDILNVRSQLNIPILRKDFMIDEYQFYEAKSMGADAVLLIAACLSPQQVQEFTELSHQLDLDVLLEIHTEEELGHFNPDIDLVGINNRNLKDFKVDLQHSVRLKDQLPKDTVSVAESGIYRIEDFHYLKDKGFEGFLMGEYFMRNANPMKAFEEFSVEIRK, from the coding sequence ATGACGATCCTGGATACCATTATTGCGAGAAAAAAAGAAGAAGTTGCCGTTTCAAAAGCAGAAATTTCAACGGATCAATTGAAAGAATCGGCATTTTTCGGAAGAAAAAGCTTTTCTCTGAAAGAATCTGTACAAAATAAAAGCGGAATTATTGCTGAATTTAAAAGAAAATCACCTTCCAAAGGAACCATTAATGACCTGGTTTTACCATTGGAAGTAACAACAGCGTATCAAAATTTCGGAGCTTCCGGAATTTCAATTCTAACCGATAAAGATTTTTTCGGCGGCAGTTTTGATGATATTCTAAATGTTAGAAGCCAACTCAATATTCCAATCCTCAGAAAAGATTTTATGATTGATGAATATCAGTTTTATGAGGCAAAAAGTATGGGTGCTGATGCCGTTTTACTGATTGCCGCATGTCTTTCACCACAACAGGTTCAGGAATTCACAGAACTCTCCCATCAGCTTGATCTGGATGTATTACTGGAAATCCATACAGAAGAGGAACTTGGACATTTCAATCCAGACATCGACCTGGTTGGGATCAATAACAGAAATTTAAAGGATTTTAAGGTTGATCTTCAGCATTCTGTCCGTCTAAAAGACCAGCTTCCTAAAGATACGGTATCTGTTGCGGAAAGCGGAATTTACCGTATTGAAGATTTTCATTACTTAAAAGATAAAGGATTTGAAGGTTTTCTGATGGGAGAATATTTTATGAGAAATGCAAATCCGATGAAAGCGTTTGAAGAATTCAGTGTTGAAATTCGTAAGTAA
- the trpD gene encoding anthranilate phosphoribosyltransferase: MKEILQYLFNHHTLSKSEAKATMIEIAQNKFNSAEVTAFISVFLMRNITLNELKGFREALLQMAVPVNLYTDDTMDIVGTGGDGKNTINISTLASFVVAGAGQKVAKHGNYGASATTGSSNVMEELGYQFKNNSDQLNDDLEKANICFLHAPYFHPALQSVGALRKALGLRTFFNLLGPLVNPAKPKYSVIGVYNMEIARIYQYLLQKENQEFILLHGLDGYDEISLTQDSKMITQNTEEIYSAEDLGSQPVTPESIKGGEHPKESARIFRNILEGKGTESQNSVVLANAATALYHTHKFGTYEESLQLARESLHSGKALRSLELLING, encoded by the coding sequence ATGAAAGAAATTCTTCAATACCTGTTCAATCATCATACCTTATCTAAATCTGAAGCAAAAGCTACGATGATTGAGATCGCTCAAAATAAATTCAATTCTGCGGAGGTTACCGCTTTTATCAGTGTATTTCTGATGAGGAACATCACTCTTAACGAATTGAAAGGCTTTAGAGAAGCTTTGCTGCAGATGGCTGTTCCCGTCAATCTTTACACCGATGATACAATGGATATTGTAGGAACCGGAGGCGATGGAAAAAACACAATCAACATATCAACCCTGGCAAGCTTTGTCGTTGCCGGAGCAGGACAAAAGGTAGCCAAACACGGAAATTACGGAGCATCTGCCACAACGGGATCATCCAACGTGATGGAGGAATTGGGATACCAGTTTAAAAATAATTCCGACCAGCTGAATGATGATCTGGAAAAAGCCAATATCTGCTTTCTTCATGCCCCGTATTTTCATCCTGCCCTACAGTCTGTGGGTGCTTTGAGAAAAGCTTTAGGACTAAGAACATTTTTTAATCTCTTAGGACCACTGGTAAACCCAGCAAAGCCTAAATATTCCGTGATCGGGGTTTATAATATGGAAATCGCAAGAATCTACCAGTATCTTCTTCAGAAAGAGAACCAGGAATTTATTCTTCTGCACGGACTGGACGGTTATGATGAAATAAGCCTTACCCAGGACAGTAAGATGATCACCCAAAATACTGAGGAAATTTATTCTGCGGAAGATTTAGGCTCCCAGCCTGTCACTCCGGAAAGTATAAAAGGAGGTGAACACCCAAAAGAATCGGCCCGGATTTTTAGAAATATCCTGGAAGGAAAAGGAACAGAATCCCAAAATTCAGTAGTCCTTGCCAATGCAGCCACTGCCCTTTACCACACCCATAAATTCGGAACATATGAAGAAAGTCTGCAGCTGGCCCGGGAGAGCCTGCACAGTGGAAAAGCATTGAGAAGCCTGGAATTATTGATCAACGGCTGA
- a CDS encoding anthranilate synthase component II, with translation MNNNISSQIPTKVLVFDNYDSFTYNLVQIIERILNQKVDVVRNDEITLEEIGKYDKIILSPGPGIPEEAGILLDLIREYAPSKSILGVCLGQQAIAEAFGGNLINLSEIFHGVATSAELIKEDTKLFRNLSSGLEVGRYHSWAVNPEGFPEELEITAVDKDGMIMALQHKTYDVHGVQFHPESILTPDGEVIIRNFLND, from the coding sequence ATGAACAATAATATAAGCTCTCAAATCCCAACTAAAGTTCTCGTTTTCGACAATTACGACAGCTTTACCTATAACCTTGTCCAGATTATCGAAAGAATTCTGAACCAAAAAGTAGATGTGGTAAGAAATGATGAAATTACTTTAGAAGAGATCGGAAAATATGACAAAATCATTCTTTCTCCGGGTCCCGGAATTCCTGAAGAAGCAGGGATTTTACTTGATCTTATCAGGGAATACGCACCCAGCAAAAGTATTTTAGGAGTATGCCTCGGGCAGCAGGCTATTGCTGAAGCTTTTGGAGGAAATCTGATCAATCTTTCTGAAATTTTTCACGGGGTAGCAACCTCTGCGGAACTGATAAAAGAAGATACCAAGCTTTTCAGAAATCTTTCCAGCGGGCTGGAAGTCGGAAGATACCACAGCTGGGCCGTTAATCCCGAAGGTTTTCCCGAAGAACTGGAAATCACAGCCGTAGATAAAGACGGAATGATCATGGCTCTTCAGCATAAAACCTATGACGTACACGGGGTGCAGTTTCACCCTGAAAGTATCTTAACTCCTGACGGGGAAGTTATTATCCGAAATTTCTTAAATGATTAA
- a CDS encoding anthranilate synthase component I family protein, translating to MSIQKIKIKTVSKKTLGDLHTPMNIYLQIRDRFRDTILLESSDSKNIDNNFSFIAINAIAGIEVKNLSEFEVKLPGSDPVKQFIGDRNITEIFDEFRTTFECEASTDPVEQTAQSLFGYTSFEAVQFFETISLKPQSPEVEIPILRYRLYQYVIAINHYNDEMHIIENQISGIKSEVYLLENLIKNQNTPVYPFEKTGDETSNLTDEEYIELVKTAQKHCMRGDVFQLVLSRRFEQKFKGDEFNVYRALRNINPSPYLFFFDYGNYKLFGSSPESQLIIKNGKAIIHPIAGTFKRTGDFETDLQSIEALKNDPKENAEHTMLVDLARNDLGKLGKNVTVTKLKEIQLFSHVIHMVSEVTADIQEDINPLEMVSATFPQGTLSGAPKHKALQLINQYEKNSRGYYGGCIGMIGLNGGCNQAIMIRTFLSKNNTLYYQAGAGLVARSVPENELQEVNNKLNALKKAVDKAGKLVIN from the coding sequence ATGTCTATTCAAAAAATTAAAATAAAAACCGTTTCGAAAAAAACATTGGGTGATCTTCATACCCCGATGAATATTTATCTTCAGATACGGGACCGTTTCCGTGATACCATCCTTCTGGAAAGCTCGGATTCTAAAAACATTGATAATAATTTTTCTTTTATTGCCATCAATGCCATAGCCGGAATAGAAGTTAAAAACCTCAGCGAATTTGAAGTCAAGCTTCCCGGTTCCGATCCCGTAAAACAATTTATCGGAGACCGGAATATTACAGAAATATTTGATGAATTTCGTACTACTTTCGAATGTGAAGCTTCCACAGATCCGGTTGAACAGACTGCCCAAAGCCTCTTCGGATATACCAGCTTTGAGGCTGTACAGTTTTTTGAGACCATCAGCCTGAAGCCGCAAAGCCCGGAAGTAGAAATTCCCATTCTGCGGTATAGATTATACCAATATGTTATTGCCATCAACCATTACAATGATGAAATGCATATCATTGAAAACCAGATCAGCGGTATAAAATCTGAAGTTTATCTGCTGGAAAATCTGATCAAAAACCAGAATACTCCGGTCTACCCTTTTGAAAAAACCGGTGATGAAACCTCTAATCTTACCGATGAAGAATATATAGAGCTGGTAAAAACAGCCCAGAAACACTGTATGAGAGGTGACGTATTTCAACTGGTGCTAAGCAGACGATTTGAACAGAAGTTTAAAGGTGATGAATTCAATGTATACCGTGCTTTAAGAAATATCAATCCCTCTCCATATCTTTTCTTTTTTGATTACGGAAATTACAAATTATTCGGCTCCAGCCCGGAAAGCCAGCTCATCATTAAAAACGGAAAGGCTATCATCCATCCTATTGCAGGAACTTTTAAAAGAACGGGAGATTTTGAAACTGATCTTCAATCCATTGAAGCATTAAAAAATGATCCTAAAGAAAATGCAGAACATACCATGCTGGTAGATCTTGCCAGAAACGACCTTGGCAAATTAGGTAAAAATGTAACTGTTACCAAACTGAAAGAGATCCAGCTTTTCTCTCACGTCATTCATATGGTAAGTGAAGTTACCGCCGATATTCAGGAAGACATCAATCCATTGGAAATGGTCTCCGCTACCTTTCCGCAGGGAACGTTAAGCGGTGCTCCAAAACATAAAGCCCTTCAGCTCATCAATCAGTATGAAAAGAATTCCCGTGGCTATTACGGGGGATGTATTGGAATGATCGGGCTCAACGGAGGCTGTAATCAGGCCATTATGATCCGTACTTTTCTAAGTAAAAACAATACCCTGTATTATCAAGCCGGAGCCGGGCTTGTGGCCAGATCAGTACCTGAAAATGAGCTGCAGGAAGTTAACAATAAATTAAATGCACTGAAAAAAGCAGTAGATAAAGCAGGCAAATTAGTGATCAATTAA
- a CDS encoding c-type cytochrome, with protein MKKLLLAGVTGFLILSCSKKENTAVESIPSETTAASEPAKSDLSGEQIIGTLDCSGCHAVNERMIGPSYKEIAEKYSDKDIELLASKIIEGGSGVWGGVPMAAHPQVSKEDAKKMVAYILSQKK; from the coding sequence ATGAAAAAATTACTTTTGGCAGGAGTTACAGGATTTCTGATCCTTTCCTGTTCTAAAAAAGAAAATACGGCGGTAGAAAGTATACCATCTGAAACCACTGCGGCTTCAGAGCCTGCAAAATCAGATCTTTCCGGTGAACAGATTATCGGGACATTAGACTGTTCAGGATGCCATGCCGTAAATGAAAGAATGATAGGACCTTCTTATAAGGAGATCGCAGAAAAGTATTCTGATAAGGATATTGAACTTCTGGCTTCCAAGATTATAGAAGGCGGAAGCGGAGTTTGGGGAGGCGTTCCGATGGCTGCCCATCCACAGGTTTCTAAAGAAGATGCCAAAAAAATGGTAGCCTATATTTTAAGCCAGAAAAAATAA
- the rlmF gene encoding 23S rRNA (adenine(1618)-N(6))-methyltransferase RlmF: MAAEKSSLHTRNLHRDPYDFEQLISCVPELKHYVFVNTYHTATINFSIPKAVKLLNKALLLHFYNIKDWDIPETNLCPPIPGRVDYIHYIADLLAEQYPEIPTGSSVKGLDIGTGANLIYPLLSYRSYGWTMTGTDINKDSLKNAQLILDQNPDLSSFIHVKQQPDSNHIFKNIVEPGERFIFSMCNPPFHDSEESALKGSVRKRKGLGQSKSRKPLLNFGGQQSELWCEGGELAFISKMIEESSSYSSQVLWFTCLVSKGDNLYKLMTLIKKVKAADFKIIDMAQGQKVSRILAWTFVPEKDRAGFKCQ; encoded by the coding sequence ATGGCCGCTGAAAAATCCAGTCTGCACACAAGAAATCTGCATCGGGATCCTTATGATTTTGAGCAGCTTATTTCTTGTGTGCCGGAACTGAAGCATTATGTTTTTGTAAATACTTACCATACGGCAACTATCAATTTTAGCATTCCTAAAGCTGTAAAATTACTGAACAAAGCCTTACTGTTACATTTTTATAATATCAAAGACTGGGATATTCCGGAGACTAACCTATGTCCTCCTATTCCCGGGCGGGTAGATTACATTCATTATATTGCTGATCTGCTGGCAGAACAATATCCGGAAATTCCGACAGGAAGTTCAGTAAAAGGACTGGATATCGGAACAGGAGCTAATCTGATTTATCCTTTGCTGTCCTATAGGTCTTACGGATGGACAATGACCGGAACGGATATTAATAAGGATTCACTTAAAAATGCACAGCTTATTTTGGACCAGAATCCTGATTTATCATCTTTTATTCATGTGAAGCAACAACCCGATTCCAATCATATATTCAAAAATATTGTTGAGCCTGGTGAGCGGTTTATATTTTCGATGTGTAATCCTCCTTTTCATGATTCTGAAGAATCTGCGTTAAAAGGAAGCGTAAGAAAAAGAAAGGGCTTGGGACAGTCAAAATCCCGGAAGCCTCTGCTTAATTTTGGAGGACAACAGTCCGAATTATGGTGTGAAGGCGGTGAACTGGCCTTTATCTCAAAAATGATTGAGGAGAGTTCTTCTTATTCATCTCAGGTTTTATGGTTTACATGCCTGGTTTCAAAAGGCGATAACCTTTATAAATTAATGACGCTCATCAAAAAAGTGAAAGCCGCTGATTTTAAAATTATCGATATGGCACAGGGGCAAAAAGTCAGCAGAATATTGGCCTGGACATTTGTTCCGGAGAAGGACAGAGCGGGGTTTAAATGTCAATAG
- the lysS gene encoding lysine--tRNA ligase, producing MQLSEQEIIRREKLNKLTEMGINAFPADEYTITDTTESIKQDFSENKQVKIAGRLMSRRIQGKASFAELQDSKGKIQVYFNRDEICSGEDKELYNEVYKHLLDIGDIIGIEGTLFTTQVGEKTVLVKNFTLLTKSLRPLPQPRTDDNGVVHDGFTDPELRYRQRYVDLTVNPQVKEIFVKRTKLFNAMRTFFNDAGYFEVETPILQSIPGGAAAKPFITHHNALDIPLYLRIANELYLKRLIVGGFDGVYEFSKNFRNEGMDRTHNPEFTAMEIYVAYKDYNWMMDFTEKLLEFCAIQVNGTTTATFGEHNVDFKAPYPRVSMTEAILKFTGFDITGKTEQELYDFAKSIGIEVNETMGKGKLIDEIFGEKCEGNFIQPTFITDYPVEMSPLTKKHRSKEGLTERFELMVCGKEIANAYSELNDPIDQRERFEAQMALSERGDDEAMFIDQDFLRALEYGMPPTSGLGIGMDRLIMFLTNNASIQEVLFFPQMRPEKTVPQIELGEDEKVILEILNSQEEPMALTEVKDRSQLSGKKWDKASKTLTKNNLVKVEKIDENLLMKLV from the coding sequence ATGCAATTATCAGAACAAGAAATCATTAGGAGAGAAAAGCTGAACAAGCTTACTGAAATGGGAATTAATGCGTTCCCTGCGGATGAGTATACTATTACAGATACTACAGAATCTATAAAACAGGATTTTTCTGAAAATAAACAGGTGAAGATCGCTGGTAGATTAATGTCCCGCAGAATTCAGGGAAAGGCTTCTTTTGCAGAATTGCAGGATTCTAAAGGAAAGATTCAGGTTTACTTCAACAGAGACGAAATCTGTTCGGGAGAAGATAAGGAATTATATAACGAAGTGTACAAGCACCTTTTAGATATTGGTGATATCATCGGTATTGAAGGTACTTTGTTTACTACTCAGGTAGGAGAGAAGACGGTTTTAGTAAAGAACTTTACGCTTCTTACTAAGTCACTTCGTCCGCTTCCTCAGCCGAGAACTGATGATAACGGAGTAGTACACGATGGCTTTACAGATCCTGAACTAAGATACAGACAGCGTTATGTAGATTTAACGGTAAATCCTCAGGTGAAAGAAATTTTCGTGAAAAGAACAAAATTGTTCAATGCTATGAGAACATTCTTCAATGATGCAGGATATTTTGAAGTGGAAACACCTATTTTGCAGTCTATTCCAGGAGGAGCAGCTGCAAAACCGTTTATCACGCATCACAATGCTTTAGATATTCCATTATATTTAAGAATTGCTAACGAATTATATCTAAAAAGACTGATTGTTGGAGGATTTGATGGTGTTTATGAGTTCTCGAAAAACTTCAGAAATGAAGGAATGGACAGAACCCACAACCCTGAGTTTACTGCAATGGAAATCTATGTAGCTTATAAAGACTACAACTGGATGATGGATTTCACTGAGAAATTATTGGAGTTCTGTGCCATTCAGGTAAATGGAACTACTACAGCTACGTTTGGAGAGCATAATGTTGATTTCAAAGCTCCATATCCAAGAGTTTCCATGACGGAAGCGATCCTGAAATTTACAGGTTTCGATATTACAGGAAAAACAGAGCAGGAATTATATGATTTCGCGAAGTCTATCGGTATCGAAGTGAACGAAACAATGGGTAAAGGAAAATTAATTGATGAGATCTTCGGCGAAAAATGTGAAGGAAACTTCATCCAACCGACTTTCATTACAGATTACCCGGTTGAAATGTCTCCACTGACTAAGAAACACAGAAGCAAAGAAGGCTTAACGGAACGTTTTGAGTTGATGGTATGCGGAAAAGAAATTGCCAATGCCTATTCAGAGCTTAATGATCCAATTGATCAGAGAGAGCGTTTTGAGGCACAGATGGCTTTGTCAGAAAGAGGAGATGATGAAGCAATGTTCATTGATCAGGACTTCTTAAGAGCCCTTGAATACGGTATGCCGCCAACTTCAGGATTAGGAATAGGTATGGACAGATTGATCATGTTCCTTACCAATAACGCATCCATCCAGGAAGTATTGTTCTTCCCTCAGATGAGACCTGAAAAAACGGTTCCTCAGATTGAATTGGGTGAAGATGAAAAAGTAATTCTTGAAATCCTTAATTCTCAGGAAGAACCAATGGCTTTGACAGAAGTGAAAGACAGAAGCCAATTGTCAGGAAAGAAATGGGATAAAGCTTCCAAAACTTTAACGAAAAATAACCTGGTGAAAGTAGAAAAGATTGATGAAAATCTTTTGATGAAACTGGTTTAA
- a CDS encoding ClbS/DfsB family four-helix bundle protein has translation MIQYENKTDLIDTIKKNYLLYDQEFNDIKEEEKDLLKPGVDKTPAQNISYQLGWTSLLLQWESDEQKGIEVKTPTSEYKWNNLKGLYESFYEKYSSYSLQQQRDLLRKQVDEIVQWIENLDHETLFLPEQRKWATTPAKWPIWKWIHINTAAPFKNFRAQLRKWKKENQ, from the coding sequence ATGATTCAATACGAAAATAAGACGGATCTGATTGATACCATAAAAAAGAATTACCTGCTTTATGATCAGGAATTCAACGATATCAAAGAAGAAGAAAAAGATCTGCTGAAACCGGGAGTTGATAAAACACCTGCTCAAAATATTTCCTATCAGCTGGGCTGGACTAGTCTTCTTTTACAATGGGAATCTGATGAGCAGAAAGGTATTGAAGTAAAAACTCCCACATCGGAATACAAATGGAATAATTTAAAAGGGTTATATGAATCTTTTTACGAAAAATACAGTTCTTACAGCCTGCAGCAGCAAAGAGATCTTCTGAGAAAACAAGTAGATGAGATTGTCCAATGGATAGAAAATCTTGATCATGAAACCTTATTTCTTCCGGAACAGAGAAAATGGGCAACCACTCCTGCAAAATGGCCAATTTGGAAATGGATCCATATTAACACTGCAGCTCCATTTAAGAATTTCAGGGCACAGCTTCGGAAATGGAAAAAAGAAAATCAATGA